CACCAGCCGGTTATCGTGCCGGTTGACCGCGATGATGTGTTCGACGCCGGCGATCTTGGCAGCCATGATGGCGGCTAACCCGACGGCCCCCGCACCGAAGACCACTAGTGATTGACCGAATTCCGGCTTGATAAAGTTTAGCACCGTGCCGGCCCCGGTTTGGAACCCACACCCCAGCGGGCCCAGGAGCGCCAAGTCGACGTCTTCAGGAACCTTGGTCACGCCGTGTTCGTCGACGACCGAGTAGGTGGCAAACGATGATTGGCCAAAGAAGGTCGAGATGGCCTGGCCATCAGTGGTGTGAATCCGGTTCGTCCCGTCGAACGCCTTACCCCCAAAGTTCAACTGGTTCAGGTTCACGCAGTTACCGGGATGGCCGCTACGACAGTTCGAGCAAACCCCGTCGTACGAGAACGACAAGACCACGTGGTCACCGGGTTGGACCGTGGTGACGGCCGAACCGACCCGTTCCACAATCCCGGAGCCTTCGTGGCCCAACGCGACCGGATACGGCGACAAGCCGGCCTGTTGGCCCTCGGCATCCGTATGGCAGATCCCACTCGCCACAATCTTCACTAAGACTTCGTTGGCTTTCGGATCGTCTAATTCAGCATCAATAATTTGGAGTGGCGCGCCTTGTTCGGTGGCTACCGCAGTTTTAATCTTCACTTGATGACCTCCAATATCATTTTTTGTGAAATAACGAACTATATTATAGCACGTTCCGGCCGGGGTGCCGCTATTTTTTTCGCCCGCCGCCGCAGGGCCTAACCAGCAAATGAGCGTTACCCCGATGCTACGGGATAACGCTCGTTTGAAATTGCTAATTCGGTTATCACGCCGGGCCGGCCGCGAAACCCTCACAACCAGCGCGGTTAATCTTTTCCTATTATTAGACCACCGGATGGGTCGCGTGGATGGCCGCCTTGAGTTCGTCCCCCAATCGCCGCATCCCCGCGTCGATCGCTTGGGGTGCCAAGCCGCTGTAGCTCAGGCGCAACGCGTTATGCACGTCACGGTTAGGGTAGAAGTTGGTTGCCGGCACGTAGGTGATGTGAGCCTGGGGCTGAATCGTGTGCGTCAGCAGTTCCCCCGCATCCAGGTCCGCCGGTAACGTGACCCAGTCGAAGAAGCCCCCGGCCGGCCGCGTATATTGGACCTCCTCCGGGAAGTAGGCGGCTAGCGCGTGCACCATGGCGTCGCGCTGGCGCCGGTAATGCTGCGTGAGGTTTTGGATGTGTTCATCTAGGTCGTTAGCCGTTAAGTACGCCGCAATCGCCGCGTGCACCACGTTATTGGCCTCCAGGTCCGAGGCCAGCCGCACCTTCAAGATGGCGGCCAACAAGTCCCCGTCGGCCACCAGCCACCCGGTCCGCAAGCCCGGCATCAGGATTTTCGAGAAACTCGACAGAAAGATCACCCGGCCCTG
Above is a window of Levilactobacillus zymae DNA encoding:
- a CDS encoding NAD(P)-dependent alcohol dehydrogenase, producing MKIKTAVATEQGAPLQIIDAELDDPKANEVLVKIVASGICHTDAEGQQAGLSPYPVALGHEGSGIVERVGSAVTTVQPGDHVVLSFSYDGVCSNCRSGHPGNCVNLNQLNFGGKAFDGTNRIHTTDGQAISTFFGQSSFATYSVVDEHGVTKVPEDVDLALLGPLGCGFQTGAGTVLNFIKPEFGQSLVVFGAGAVGLAAIMAAKIAGVEHIIAVNRHDNRLVLAKELGATAVINNQKEDAVARIKELVPGGVDYTIDTTGASPVILDAIHALRPSGKCVLLGIGGPLELNAMADIMAESKQLAGVIEGDAIPQLFIPKMVDYYRKGLFPFDKLVKFYDFKDIQQAFADSASGEVVKPIIRLSDVQA